A stretch of DNA from Spirosoma endbachense:
TTCCGGATGTGAACGACCTGTCTGACGAGCCCGACTGGGTGTTTGATCTTTATGGGCCAGAGGCCCGCAATCCGGGTACGTTCGCGGCCAACTGCCTGATGGCAAGGCGATTGCTGGAGCGGGATGTGAAATTCGTTCAGCTTTATCACCAGGGCTGGGACCTGCATAGTAACTTGCCAAAGGGTCTTGTTCGCCAATGCAAAGCGACTGATCAGCCGTCGGCGGCTCTGGTTCAGGACCTTAAACAGCGCGGCTTGCTGGATGATACGGTAGTGGTGTGGGGTGGAGAATTTGGCCGGACGAACTACTCGCAGGGAAAGCTTACGAAAGACAACTACGGCCGTGATCATCACCCGCGTTGTTTTACGATCTGGATGGCAGGTGGTGGTATCAAACCCGGCATTACCTACGGCGAAACCGACGAATTTGGCTATAATATCGCCCATAATCCGGTACATGTGCATGATTTTCAGGCTACGTTGTTACACCTGATGGGCATCGATCACGAGAAACTGACTTTCGAATTTCAGGGCCGTCGCTTTCGGCTAACGGATGTAGAGGGAAAACTTGTAAAGGGAATTATGGCCTGATCAGTCTAAAAACTAAGCTACCTGAAATTGACCATGAATCAGACCCGCAGAACCTTTCTGAAACAGTCCACCGCCGTAGTGGCTGGTTCGCTTGCCGTGAACCTCGTCGGCTACGCCCGTAATCAGGACCACGAGATAATCGGTCATGGTAACTACCGCTACCGGGTCAATAAAGAATGGGGTGTTCTCGATCCGGCCAAAACACCGGTCTTCAATTGTCACGAAATGGTCAGTGACTCGAAAGGGCGGCTAATCATGATCAATGATGAGGTGAAGAACAATGTCTTGATTTATGATCGGTCGGGCAAACTGCTCGATTCCTGGGGAACCCGCTATCCGGGTGGGCACGGGCTGACACTGGCGAAGGAGGGCGGAGAAGATGTTCTCTTCATCACGGATTGCGGCTATTTTTTCGGAAGAGACAACAAGTGGCATGCGCAGTCAGGTGGGATTTTCAAGACAACCGTCGATGGAAGCCTTATTTTCAGTATCGGTCATCCGTCAACGATTGGCGTTTATAAGCCAGAACAAAAGTTTATGCCAACGGAAGTGGCTGTGGCACCCAATGGCGATTTTTATGTGGCCGACGGCTATGGCTCTGATTACATTATCCAGTACAATCACCAGGGTCAGTATATCCGGCATTTTGGTGGACATGCCAACGCTAATCCTGATCATAACCTCAACAACGCACATGGCGTAGCGGTCGATTTGCGCCAACCGAATCATCCTAAGCTCATTTGCACATCGCGGGAGGATAACGCATTCAAGTTTTTTACGCTCGACGGTAAGTACCTCGAAACCGTTCAGTTACCGGGGGCATACGTTTGCCGACCCGTTGTTCACGGCGAGAATATCTACGCGGGTGTATGCTGGTCGAAATCGCGGGAAACGGGAAAACGTTTCGACAATTCAGGCTTCGTAACGATTCTGGATAAGAACAATCGAGTCGTCTCAAATCCGGGCGGAACCGCGCCAGTGTATAACAATGGCGCGCTGCAACAGCTCTTTCAGGATGGCAATACGTTTTACCACGGGCACGATGTCTGTGTGGACGAAGACCAGAATTTATACGTTTGCCAATGGAATGCCAACCGGACCTATCCCATTAAGCTGGAGCGCGTGTAGAGTAATCAATCGACCACCTGTTACATGGTCCAGATCGTTTCCCGATACTGACCGGGCGGGATACCAAACCGGCGTTTAAACAGACGTGAAAAGTAATAAATGCTCGGAATACCAACCGATTCGGCGATTTCTTTCAGGGCACTCGACGAGGTCATCATCAGGAGCTGAGCCCGTTCCAATCGCTTGTTGATGATGTAATCGACGGGGCGTATGCCCACGATACTCAGAAACAGGCGGGAGAAATAATCGGCATTCAGATTCGCATTACTGGCCAGTTGCTCGACCGTAAGCTTTTCGTGGAGATGACTGTCGATGTATTGTAAAACAACCGCCAGTTGGTGAAATCCTTTGGCCCGCTGCCGATCCTGGTCGTTTTCAGAAGCGAAAAAACGCGAAAAAAGCTGTAGCAATATACCGTGCGTTTCAACATACTGGCTTGTTGACTGGTTCGGTTTAGGCTGGTTAAAGCTCAATACTTCTGGACGATTATCGTACGTTTTAGGGTCTGCTTCTTTAATTGTTCGGCCAGGATTCAGCGCCAGCAGGCGTTCCATCAGTCGGTAATCCAGTTCATTAGCGTTCGTTTCATACGCCATTGACTTCAGGTCGTAGATCGACAAGCCTTCACTCATTTCATCGAAGAAGCTGATGTAATATTGTTCCAGAAACCGGTCGCAATGATAACGGCTGTAGGTAAAGCTCGGAATCAGGTACAGCGAGCCCGGTCTCAGCACAAATTTCTCTCCGTTGTGCCATACCCACCCTTCGCCGTCTGTGATGAGGTAAAGTCGTGAAAATGGACTGATCACGTTGTCATATTGCCATCGTTCGTCTAGCTGGATAAAGCCGATGTGAAGCAAACCCAACTTCAGATTTTTGACGATGTCGTACATGGTCGGATGAATTGTTCCGGTTTGGAGGAGTAGCTAATGTCGGATTCAGATAAACGCCGAATGACTATAAGTCGGCCATACTGACTCCCTACCCGTTTTTTGTCAAGACCAATGTCACTTCTTAGGGTCGATCACAATTGATTGCCTGCCTGACAAACGAATAATTTAAAGGTTGGGAGGGTATTCGGAATAACTCTGGTACTATTTACTGATGAAGGATCGATGCAAATAAGCTGATCCGTGCACAGCTTTTTAGTCATGATGAATAACCCGGCATTTCGCGTATCAAAATGGCCCATTTCGTATAAACTAATAGTAGCTTGTCTAGTCTGTTCGGTGTCGTCACAGGCTCAATACCCTGGACAGGCCAGCGATAAGCAGAAAGTATCCATGAAGGCCCCAATCAAAGCGTACAGCTTTAATCTTCAGGATGTTCGAATAACGAGAGGACCGTTTAAGGAGAATATGGATCGGGAAGGACAGTGGCTGCTTTCGCTACCCGTCGAACGACTGATGCATAGCTTTCGGGTTAACGCTGGTATGAATACGCCTAAACCCGGTAGCATTACCAAAATGCCGAAACCATTGGGCGGCTGGGAAGGATTGGACATGGAGTTGCGTGGACATAGTATTGGTCATATTTTGTCAGGGCTGTCATTGCAGTATGCGTCTACCGGCAATGAAGCATTCCGTAAAAAAGGCGATAGCCTGGTTATGGCTCTGGGCGACGTGCAAAAGGTATTGAATCAGGAGGGGTATCTGAGTGCCTATCCGCAACAGTACATCGATCGAACTATTGCGGCTACCAGCGTGTGGGCTCCCTGGTATACCTTACACAAACTGTTCGCTGGCCTCACCGATATGTATACCTATGCCGGTAATCAGCAGGCGCTCGACATCGAAACCAGAATGGCATCCTGGGCGGCTAAAAAACTGTCGCCACTGAGCCCGGAGCAGTTACAGAAAATGTTGCGGAACGAGTTTGGCGGTATGAATGATGCTTTTTTAAACCTGTATGCTGTTACCGCAAACCCGGATCACCTCAAACTCGCTCAGTTATTTTATCATAAAGCTGCGCTCGAACCACTGGAAAACGGGAAGGATAATCTGAATAAACTGCACGCTAACACAGTGATTCCTAAACTGGTCGGCGAAGCGCGAGACTATGAACTGACGGGTAATGAGAAAGCGAAAACGGCCGCTACTTTCTTCTGGAATACGGTCATTCGGGATCACACGTACGCCCACGGCGGCAATAGCGACAAAGAACACTTTTTTGAACCGGGAAAAATCTCGGAACACCTGACCGGTAACACCAGCGAAACCTGCAATACCTACAACATGCTTAAGCTGACCCGGCACCTGTTCACCTGGTCGGCCGACGAGAAATATGCCGATTATTATGAACAGGCTCTCTATAACCACATTCTGGGCCAGCAGGACCCTGAGTCGGGAATGGTGTGCTATTTCACTCCGATGAAACCGGGAGCGTACCGACTCTACAGCACACCCGATCAGTCGTTCTGGTGCTGTGTCGGATCGGGTTTTGAAAGCCATTCCAAATACGGTGAGAGTATTTACTACCACGACGACAAAGGCATTTACGTGAACCTCTTTATTCCGTCGGAAGTAAACTGGGCTGACAAAGGGGTGAAAATTACGCAGGAAACGAACTACCCTGAGGAGGAAACCACCCGACTGACGATTCAGACGAAGGAGACTGTTCGTATGCCGCTTTACCTCCGTTACCCTGCCTGGGCAACAGCCGGAGCGACTATAAACGTGAATGGTAAGGCCCTGAAAATTGCGCAGCAACCGGGTAGCTACATCATCATCGACCGGACCTGGAAGGATGGGGATCAGGTAGAAATTAAGTACCCAATGAGCCTACGGTTAGTCGCCACACCCGACAATCCAAAGGTATCAGCCATTGCCTACGGCCCTGTGCTGTTGGCAGGCGAAATGGGTACGGAAAATATGAAAGGCACGGCTCCGTTTCATGATCCCGAAGATCCCTATCAATATTATGGCTACGATTATACCATTCCAGCCAGCCTGAGCCATACGATCAATACCCAGGGGAAGAAGATCACCGACTGGCTGAAGCCGGTTGCCGGAAAACCCTTAACATTTGAAACCGCCAATACCACTGAAGGGAAAGTGGTAGAACTGGAACCCTATTACAAAGTGCATCGTCAACGCTACGTGGTGTACTGGGATTTGAACTAACAGGTAAGGCCCATCGTCCCGAAACACATGAAATCAGTTCTTTTTGGCATACTCGCCTGGATCACGTTATCGATCCCCATTTTCGCTCAAAAGCCGTCGCACCCCTATTTGTTCTTCAGTAAAGAGCGATTGGCGACGCTGACTAATCGCATCAAAACCGATACGGCAATTGCCCATAACTGGAACGATATCAGGCAGGAAGCCGATAACCTGCTGACAAACGGTGATCGTGGCGACGGACAGGCCCGAACGAAGATCGAGTGGTTAGCTCTGGCCTACCTGATGACCACTGAGAAGAAGTATGCCGATAAAGTCAAAGGCATACTGATTCGGTTGTGTAGCCAACCCACCTGGTCGAATCAGGAGATGATGAACCGGAATCCGCCCTGGACATCAGATCTTCAAACGGCGGATCGATGCTGGTCGGTGGCTATTGGCTACGATGCTATTTACAACACGCTCACCAAAGACGAACGGAAAATCATTGTCGATGGCGTGGTGCGAAACGGTATTAAACCAGCGCTGAATGACTGGGTTTTGCCCGAAACGCGCATCCATACGCTCAACTCGATGGGCCACAACTGGTGGAGTGCCTGCGTCGATATGGCGGGCATAGCGTCTCTGGCCATTCTCGATGACCAGCCCGAAGCCGCCGACTGGGCCGAAACGGTAATGAAGGCATCGGAAGAATGGATGCGGTTCAGTGGCGATCAGCTTCAGGCCAAGCCCAGAACGTTTGACCGTACGGGAGGCATGTACGAAAGTGTGAACTATGCCGCTTTCGGCTCGTCGGAATACCTGTTTTTTCGGCTGGCCTACACCAATACCTTTCCGGGGAAAAAACAGCCTGATCTGGGTGCCTTGAAAAAACTGGACGATTTCTTTGCGCACGTATCATACCCGCGAACGGGACCGTTGTATTCACTGAACTTTGGTGATGGTGAATTGACGGTTTCAGCCGATCGGCCGGTGAAACTGCTGTATGCCCTGGGAAGCGATAATCCCAATGATTTGTGGTATATGAACCAGCTAACAAATGGTCAGCATCGGGAGGGCCTTTTTCCGAATACGCCGATTGGTCTGGTCTACCAGCCTGACATGAGTAAGGCTCCTAAACTTCCCAATCTGGCAACTTCGGCGTTGTTTGCCGATATGAACTGGGCCAGTATGCGTACTTCATGGGAGCGGGACGCTACGATGCTGGGCGTAAAATCGGGTTATACCTGGAACCATTCGCACGCTGATGCCAACTCGTTTATCCTGTTTCACAAGGGCGAAGACATCATTAAAGATGCCGGGAATAGCTGGTATGGGTCGAAAGATTACCCGGAGTATTTCTTTCAGAGTCAGGCACATAACGTGATTTTGTTTAACGGGAAGGCACAGCCGAAAGAACAGCAGTACAACGGTTCACCGCTGAGCGGCAAACTCAGCGAGTTGATGGACGCGGGCGACATGAAATACATTATGGCCAACGGAACGGGCCCAACTTCAGCCAACTTTTCCCGGAACTTCCGGCATTATCTCTGGCTGGATAAGGTAATTCTGATCATCGACGATGTGAAAGCTTACGAAACGGGTAAATTTCAGTGGCTTCTGCATCCGGGGGGAGAGTCAAAAAAGGTTGGTGGTGATATCAGCATTGTGAAGGGAAAATCGTCAGTACTGGTACGACCGCTTTTTCCTGAAACGCTGGTACAGACGGGCTTCGATCATGATTTTCCGGAGAAAATGAAACTGACTGAAGTGACAGCGCCGAAAGCCCGCGACCCACAGCATCCGACCGAACTTTATTATTCGATTGATTACCCAGAACAGGTGAAGCAAACGAAATTCATCACGGCCATTATTCTGAAAGAATCGCCTGACGATAAAGATCTGCCAATTATTGAACGGCTGCACAGCGAAACCATGCAGGGTGTACGGATTAAACAACACGGAAAAATCTCGGAAATTTACCTGAATCTGCTGGCCGACGGTCGCATCATGCACCTCAACAGTGTGAATCAGTTCAACGGCTGGGAAACCGATGCGTATCTATTCGGAATTACGTATCCCGACCATACCGATGGGCAGCGGGGCAGCGGATCATCCCCAACCGTGGCTGGCCCCGATGAGGTAAACGACTATTTTATGGCCTACGGGAGTTATGTTCGGAAAAATCAGGAAACGGTATTTAGCTCATTGTCGAAAGTGTTTATGATGGCCCGCAAAGACGGCAATAAGCTGAATTTGATCGTGCAGGGCCAGCCGCTGATCAATGCCAGTTTCCGATTTCCGAAAACGCCCGACACCTTTATCCTCAATCATCAGCCTCTGAAGCCGGTATATGAGAAAGGGCAGTTACGGGTGCGGGTTGAGAACGGGAATTAGACCGTTGGACTTAGTAGCTTTATGCGATTGGGTCGGTCAAGCCGTTCTCCTATAAACGAAAATCCATATGCCTCATAAACTACCAAGGCGAACCTTCCTTCAAGTATCGGCATTGTCCGGTTTGGCACCCGGTTTAACGCGAAATCATCATGATCGAAACGCCGAAGAAACCGGACTCGTGTTTCTGTTTCAGGGCGACTCCATTACGGATGGGAATCGGGGCCGGAACACGGATCCAAACCATATTCTGGGGCACGGATATGCCTTTTCAATTGCCAGTCGAATCGGAGCTGACTTTCCGGAAAATGGATTCACGTTTTATAATCGGGGTATTAGTGGCAACAAAGTGTCTGATTTGGAGAAACGCTGGCAAGCCGATACGCTGGATCTTAAACCCAATGTGCTGAGTATATTGATTGGCATTAACGATACCGCTGCTGTCGTGAATAAGCCAGCCGAAGCCATGAGTAGCGAGCAATTCGAAACCGTCTATCGTCAACTGCTCACCGACAGTAAAAGCCAGAATCCGGCTACGTTGTTTGTACTGGGCATTCCCTTTGTGTATCCAGTCGGCAAGCGAAAGGAGAACTGGGAACTCTGGCGCGACGACACGACCAAACGGCAGGAGGTCGTTCGAAAACTGGCCACCGAATTTGAAGCGGTTTTGGTGGATTATCCGGCCGTATTCGACAAGGCGATGAAAAACACTCCGGCAGAATACTGGATATGGGACGGTATTCATCCGACGGTTTTTGCGCACGAATTAATGGCCAGGGAGTGGATTAAACAGGCAAGCTCGCGGCTTCGATTCCTGAAAAAATATCGGTAGAAATCCTGGAATTGGATACGAACTATCAACCCTATCATACACCAACTCAATCATCAGAAACAGCGCATTTTTTTACTTATTGTGAGAACAGAAAACGTTTTGATCCGAACCGTACTAACCATTTTACTGCTGGCTACCAGCGTTTTTGTTGCGTCGGTTTATGCCGCTCCGAAAATCTATCAGGCGACATCGCCCGATGGCAAAACCCGAATTGAACTGACGGTTAATGAACAGAAAAATCTGACCTATCGCGTTCTGTTCAACAAGGCTCCGGTGCTGGACTGGTCGGTGTTGGGTTTACAGCTTAAATCGATTAGCCTGGGACCAAATACATCGATTCTGAAGCAGACGCAGCGAACAAACAATGAGCAGTTTGCCTGGCCGCTGGGCGAAAACGATCACGTTCAGAACAAGTACAATGAGATCGTGCTGGAGTGTCGTTCCGGGGCCTTTCTGTACAAACTCGTTGCCCGTGTTTTTGATGGAACCGTGGCGTTTCGGTATGTGCTGCCGAAGCAGAAAGGATATACTAACGGATTGATTACCGCTGAGTTAACTACATTTAACCTGACAGATACGTACACCATCTATCAATACAATGAAGAAACCGTTTTCACGCCCGTTACACTCGATGCCCTGACTAAAACCTGTGATTTTCCGGCAACGCTGACCAATGGCAAACTCTTTCTCTCCATTGGTGAGGCTAGCAACGATGCATATACGAAAACGGTGTTGACCAAAGGGGCCGTAGCCAACTCGCTTGGCGTGGCATTTCACAAGGATTCGGTCAATACGGCCGCTGATTTTCAAACGCCCTGGCGAACAATCAGCGTGGCAACGTCGGCCATTGGCCTTCACCAATTCAGTGATTTGCCACTTCGGCTGACACCACCCGTGAAAGAAATGGCAAACTGGATAAAACCGGGGAAGCTTATTCGATCATCATTGACCACGCAGGCCGGGCTGGATTGCATCGACTTCGCGGTAAAACACAATTTTCAGTACATCATGTTCGATGCCGGTTGGTACGGGGCTGAATTTCGGGGTAGCTCCGATCCAACAAAGCCCATTCCAGCCATCGACATGCCGAAGGTGATTCAGCATGGTAAAGACAATAACATCGGCGTTATTTTGTATGTCAATCGGGTAGGACTTCGGGCTAAGCTGGACACCATTCTCCCACTTTACAAAAAATGGGGCGTTGCCGGACTTAAATTCGGATTCGTGGATGGACTGAGTCAGGAAGGTATAAGCTGGCTGGCGGGTGCTATCAAAAAAGTGTACGACCACGGTTTTATTCTGGACATTCACGACAACTACAAACCCACCGGCCTAAGTCATTCCTACCCGAATCTGCTCACGCAGGAAGGTATACGCGGGAATGAAAACAACCCCGACGCCTTTCATAATACGGTGTTGCCTTTTACTCGGTTTCTGGCTGGTGCGGCTGATTATACCTTTTGCTACCCAAATTCAAACCGGTTTTTCACCGATAACCTGTATAAGACTAAATTGCAGGTTAGTAAAGGGCAGCAACTGGCCTTGTCGGTCGTGTACTTTAGCCCGTTGCAGGCTATTTTCTGGTACGGAAATCCCCATGATTATAACGACGATCAGGAAACGGAATTCTTCAAACTTGTACCAACTGTCTGGAATGAAAGCCGATATTTGACCGGTGAAATTGGCAAACAGATCAGCGTGGCCCGTCGAAAAGGTGAAACATGGTATGTAGGATCGGCAGCCGGCCTGTCAGACTGGAATGGTTCACTACAACTCGATTTTCTGGAAAAAGGAAAGTCCTATACGGCAACGATCTATGAAGACGATCCGGCGGGCGGTATCAATAAGCGCACTGTTGTGGTAAAACAGGGCGATTCGTTTCCGATATCGATAAAAGCCAAAGAGGGCCAGGCAATAATGATAACTCCCCAATCGTAATGGCAACCATGATAAGACTAAGTCTTGCCTTCTCGATCTGTTACCTGCTAACGCTGGCTCTACAGGCACAATCGCTTCCATTGCCGAACCCGTTGGTTCTCAATGAGGGTAGCCGGGTTACTACGGCGAAGCAATGGCATACGCAGCGACGGACCGAA
This window harbors:
- a CDS encoding NHL repeat-containing protein, which produces MNQTRRTFLKQSTAVVAGSLAVNLVGYARNQDHEIIGHGNYRYRVNKEWGVLDPAKTPVFNCHEMVSDSKGRLIMINDEVKNNVLIYDRSGKLLDSWGTRYPGGHGLTLAKEGGEDVLFITDCGYFFGRDNKWHAQSGGIFKTTVDGSLIFSIGHPSTIGVYKPEQKFMPTEVAVAPNGDFYVADGYGSDYIIQYNHQGQYIRHFGGHANANPDHNLNNAHGVAVDLRQPNHPKLICTSREDNAFKFFTLDGKYLETVQLPGAYVCRPVVHGENIYAGVCWSKSRETGKRFDNSGFVTILDKNNRVVSNPGGTAPVYNNGALQQLFQDGNTFYHGHDVCVDEDQNLYVCQWNANRTYPIKLERV
- a CDS encoding AraC family transcriptional regulator; the encoded protein is MYDIVKNLKLGLLHIGFIQLDERWQYDNVISPFSRLYLITDGEGWVWHNGEKFVLRPGSLYLIPSFTYSRYHCDRFLEQYYISFFDEMSEGLSIYDLKSMAYETNANELDYRLMERLLALNPGRTIKEADPKTYDNRPEVLSFNQPKPNQSTSQYVETHGILLQLFSRFFASENDQDRQRAKGFHQLAVVLQYIDSHLHEKLTVEQLASNANLNADYFSRLFLSIVGIRPVDYIINKRLERAQLLMMTSSSALKEIAESVGIPSIYYFSRLFKRRFGIPPGQYRETIWTM
- a CDS encoding glycoside hydrolase family 127 protein, translated to MMNNPAFRVSKWPISYKLIVACLVCSVSSQAQYPGQASDKQKVSMKAPIKAYSFNLQDVRITRGPFKENMDREGQWLLSLPVERLMHSFRVNAGMNTPKPGSITKMPKPLGGWEGLDMELRGHSIGHILSGLSLQYASTGNEAFRKKGDSLVMALGDVQKVLNQEGYLSAYPQQYIDRTIAATSVWAPWYTLHKLFAGLTDMYTYAGNQQALDIETRMASWAAKKLSPLSPEQLQKMLRNEFGGMNDAFLNLYAVTANPDHLKLAQLFYHKAALEPLENGKDNLNKLHANTVIPKLVGEARDYELTGNEKAKTAATFFWNTVIRDHTYAHGGNSDKEHFFEPGKISEHLTGNTSETCNTYNMLKLTRHLFTWSADEKYADYYEQALYNHILGQQDPESGMVCYFTPMKPGAYRLYSTPDQSFWCCVGSGFESHSKYGESIYYHDDKGIYVNLFIPSEVNWADKGVKITQETNYPEEETTRLTIQTKETVRMPLYLRYPAWATAGATINVNGKALKIAQQPGSYIIIDRTWKDGDQVEIKYPMSLRLVATPDNPKVSAIAYGPVLLAGEMGTENMKGTAPFHDPEDPYQYYGYDYTIPASLSHTINTQGKKITDWLKPVAGKPLTFETANTTEGKVVELEPYYKVHRQRYVVYWDLN
- a CDS encoding heparinase II/III domain-containing protein, encoding MKSVLFGILAWITLSIPIFAQKPSHPYLFFSKERLATLTNRIKTDTAIAHNWNDIRQEADNLLTNGDRGDGQARTKIEWLALAYLMTTEKKYADKVKGILIRLCSQPTWSNQEMMNRNPPWTSDLQTADRCWSVAIGYDAIYNTLTKDERKIIVDGVVRNGIKPALNDWVLPETRIHTLNSMGHNWWSACVDMAGIASLAILDDQPEAADWAETVMKASEEWMRFSGDQLQAKPRTFDRTGGMYESVNYAAFGSSEYLFFRLAYTNTFPGKKQPDLGALKKLDDFFAHVSYPRTGPLYSLNFGDGELTVSADRPVKLLYALGSDNPNDLWYMNQLTNGQHREGLFPNTPIGLVYQPDMSKAPKLPNLATSALFADMNWASMRTSWERDATMLGVKSGYTWNHSHADANSFILFHKGEDIIKDAGNSWYGSKDYPEYFFQSQAHNVILFNGKAQPKEQQYNGSPLSGKLSELMDAGDMKYIMANGTGPTSANFSRNFRHYLWLDKVILIIDDVKAYETGKFQWLLHPGGESKKVGGDISIVKGKSSVLVRPLFPETLVQTGFDHDFPEKMKLTEVTAPKARDPQHPTELYYSIDYPEQVKQTKFITAIILKESPDDKDLPIIERLHSETMQGVRIKQHGKISEIYLNLLADGRIMHLNSVNQFNGWETDAYLFGITYPDHTDGQRGSGSSPTVAGPDEVNDYFMAYGSYVRKNQETVFSSLSKVFMMARKDGNKLNLIVQGQPLINASFRFPKTPDTFILNHQPLKPVYEKGQLRVRVENGN
- a CDS encoding SGNH/GDSL hydrolase family protein translates to MPHKLPRRTFLQVSALSGLAPGLTRNHHDRNAEETGLVFLFQGDSITDGNRGRNTDPNHILGHGYAFSIASRIGADFPENGFTFYNRGISGNKVSDLEKRWQADTLDLKPNVLSILIGINDTAAVVNKPAEAMSSEQFETVYRQLLTDSKSQNPATLFVLGIPFVYPVGKRKENWELWRDDTTKRQEVVRKLATEFEAVLVDYPAVFDKAMKNTPAEYWIWDGIHPTVFAHELMAREWIKQASSRLRFLKKYR
- a CDS encoding glycoside hydrolase family 97 protein; protein product: MRTENVLIRTVLTILLLATSVFVASVYAAPKIYQATSPDGKTRIELTVNEQKNLTYRVLFNKAPVLDWSVLGLQLKSISLGPNTSILKQTQRTNNEQFAWPLGENDHVQNKYNEIVLECRSGAFLYKLVARVFDGTVAFRYVLPKQKGYTNGLITAELTTFNLTDTYTIYQYNEETVFTPVTLDALTKTCDFPATLTNGKLFLSIGEASNDAYTKTVLTKGAVANSLGVAFHKDSVNTAADFQTPWRTISVATSAIGLHQFSDLPLRLTPPVKEMANWIKPGKLIRSSLTTQAGLDCIDFAVKHNFQYIMFDAGWYGAEFRGSSDPTKPIPAIDMPKVIQHGKDNNIGVILYVNRVGLRAKLDTILPLYKKWGVAGLKFGFVDGLSQEGISWLAGAIKKVYDHGFILDIHDNYKPTGLSHSYPNLLTQEGIRGNENNPDAFHNTVLPFTRFLAGAADYTFCYPNSNRFFTDNLYKTKLQVSKGQQLALSVVYFSPLQAIFWYGNPHDYNDDQETEFFKLVPTVWNESRYLTGEIGKQISVARRKGETWYVGSAAGLSDWNGSLQLDFLEKGKSYTATIYEDDPAGGINKRTVVVKQGDSFPISIKAKEGQAIMITPQS